CACCTTGTGGACCGGAGCAGGATCGCCCCAGGCCCGGAGTGGACAGTGGAGGTCCGAGGGAAAGAACACCGCGTAGGAGCCGGAGGACATATGGATCCAGCAGGGAGATTGAGGGACGGGAAAGAAGAAACAATCCTCCCCCTCTTTTGAGAGATAGTCTCTGACACCGTCGTCGGGGGCCCAGCCTATAAGCTCGTCCCCACCGATTACGTACTGAATGTCGGCGTACCGCTTGTGGGCCTCCCAACGGCCATCGGCCACAGGGGCGGTCTGAGAGCTTGAAAATATAGCGAAAAGGTCGTCGCCATCTATGTCCACCCGCCCCATCGGCTGGGAGCCCAAGTCGGTCTCCGCCAAAAAGGAAAGCCCTCTCACTATAGGAGACGGTAGATAGACCCTGTCGAAATCAAAGGAAATCCTATTGCTGCATATCATAATGTAAACCCTCGCTCCGTCGATTAGATTTTGTGGCCATCCTTGACCTAGCCTATTTCCACCCTGTCCCTTCCCAGCTCCTTAGCCCTGTACATCGCCTGATCGGCCCTGGCTATGATCTGGTCGATAGAGATATCGTCGGGGGATAGCTGGGTGATCCCTATACTGACGGTGAAGGATACGGCTCCCTCGTCGGTTGGGGTGGTTCGTTTTTTGATGGTCTGCCTTAGCCTCTCGGCAAAGTGACCCGCCCCTTCCACCGAGGTCTCGCTCAGGAAGATGAGAAACTCCTCTCCTCCGATTCTGCCGGGAAGGTCTCCCTCCCTTACGACACTGGAGAGGAGCTCCCCTAAGCCAGCCAGCACCTGATCTCCCACGTTGTGGCCGTAGTTATCGTTTATGTTCTTGAATCGATCTATATCCAGCAGGAGCAACGATCCCACCCCTCTGTAGCGACGGATTCTGGCGACCTCGATCTTGAGACGCTCCATAAAGCTCCTTCTGTTGGCCAGGCCGGTTAGAAAGTCGGTCGTGGCCTCCACGGTGAGGGCCTTCTCGACCCGCTCCCTTCGGGCTATCTCCTCTTTTAGGCCGTTCATAGCGGAGTGCATTCTGGCCGCCATGCGATTGAAGGACTCTATGATCAGAGAGACCTCCTTAAACTGGGAAGAGAAAACCAGAGGATCGGTCTTGCTGTCTTTGCTCATAGCGGAGATCGCGCCCTCCAAAAGGGACATAGGCACGATAAAAAATCTGGCTACGACCATTCCAAGAAGGACGGCGAAGAGAACAAGACCCAACGTCAGGGATATAAAGCTCCCTCTGTCGGCAATTATGCCGGGAGCCAGATCCCTTTCCGGTATTACGACGGCGACAACCCAATCTATTCCCCTGTCGTCGATAAAGGGAGTTACCTGAAGGTACATTTTATTTGCATTGAATTTAAAATCAAACAGGTCTATACCCTTTATGCTACCCCAACCACCGGAGCTCTCGACGGTCCTCGCCGCCTCCTGGACCGCAGGATGAGGGTAGGTAAGGGCGGTATGGC
The nucleotide sequence above comes from Dethiosulfovibrio salsuginis. Encoded proteins:
- a CDS encoding YhcH/YjgK/YiaL family protein, whose product is MICSNRISFDFDRVYLPSPIVRGLSFLAETDLGSQPMGRVDIDGDDLFAIFSSSQTAPVADGRWEAHKRYADIQYVIGGDELIGWAPDDGVRDYLSKEGEDCFFFPVPQSPCWIHMSSGSYAVFFPSDLHCPLRAWGDPAPVHKVVVKVALSLF
- a CDS encoding sensor domain-containing diguanylate cyclase; this translates as MIFKTKGMSLHRTIIGAFIAVCLFSSGVAGFVVYRVGHRTVDRFARQIRSDTTSKIKEYLKDFLSHPMVINGINVSLMEQGRLSPDDPIALEELFKREIELYPTVSSVYFGNMEGGLINSGREDSDRKYVIETEGFKAGTFKKIALDDRGNRGELLSSFPGFDARTRPWFIKALETGAPFWSEVYVLFSGHDMAISASYPVYVDGKPVGVMATDLSLSRVSSFLRSIGGGGSGISFIVDRAGRLIASSESLPILTPSRDGVPVDRHTALTYPHPAVQEAARTVESSGGWGSIKGIDLFDFKFNANKMYLQVTPFIDDRGIDWVVAVVIPERDLAPGIIADRGSFISLTLGLVLFAVLLGMVVARFFIVPMSLLEGAISAMSKDSKTDPLVFSSQFKEVSLIIESFNRMAARMHSAMNGLKEEIARRERVEKALTVEATTDFLTGLANRRSFMERLKIEVARIRRYRGVGSLLLLDIDRFKNINDNYGHNVGDQVLAGLGELLSSVVREGDLPGRIGGEEFLIFLSETSVEGAGHFAERLRQTIKKRTTPTDEGAVSFTVSIGITQLSPDDISIDQIIARADQAMYRAKELGRDRVEIG